The Candidatus Poribacteria bacterium genomic sequence CCCAATGTTTACGTCGCGCGGTTCGACCGTAATCTCATATCCCGCCTCGCGGACATGCTCGATCGCTCCATGGATGTCCGTTGTCGTCAATGCAAAATGGTGCACCGGGTTGTTCGGCGCGGGATCGCCCGGTTTGGGTCCATCTGCAGTCGGCTGGAAAAGCTCCATGTGACTTCCATCCCCCATATCCAATAAGAGAATCTTGCGCTCTGGCGATCCAAATTCCGCGATAATCTCCATACCAAGCACATCGCGATAAAGTCGCAGCGATTCCTCCCAATCGCGCGTATGCACAGCA encodes the following:
- a CDS encoding VOC family protein, which gives rise to MAIGTKNRVIKGCGAHHIAVHTRDWEESLRLYRDVLGMEIIAEFGSPERKILLLDMGDGSHMELFQPTADGPKPGDPAPNNPVHHFALTTTDIHGAIEHVREAGYEITVEPRDVNIGGLQVTIAFFRGPNGESVEFFQTN